A window of Tripterygium wilfordii isolate XIE 37 chromosome 7, ASM1340144v1, whole genome shotgun sequence contains these coding sequences:
- the LOC120001485 gene encoding LAG1 longevity assurance homolog 2-like produces the protein MDSVWSKNGEPDAWHFVLVLFFAVGFVVVRFFLDRFVFRRLALWLTNGTALMKINESTYTKISKCSESMWKFTYYATVEACILKIAYHEPWFRDTNEYFQGWPNQELKLPLKLFYMCQCGFYTYSIAALLLWETRRKDFAVMMSHHIITVILIGYSYISRFFCVGSIILALHDASDVFLEAAKVFKYSEKELGASVCFGFFALSWLILRLIFFPFWVIKTVSCNLHEYVDISKAYGMSLYYVFNTMLLMLLVFHMYWWVLICSMIMRQLKNRGQVGEDIRSDSEDDD, from the exons ATGGACTCTGTCTGGAGTAAAAACGGCGAACCAGACGCCTGGCATTTCGTCCTTGTGTTGTTTTTCGCTGTTGGTTTCGTGGTTGTCAGGTTCTTCCTCGACAGATTCGTCTTTCGC AGGCTGGCCTTGTGGCTGACTAATGGAACTGCTCTGATGAAGATTAATGAGAGTACGTatacaaaaatttcaaaatgctCCGAGTCAATGTGGAAGTTCACTTATTATGCTACTGTTGAAGCATGCATTCTCAAAATTGCCTACCACGAACCATGGTTTAGAGACACAAATGAGTACTTCCAAGGCTGGCCAAATCAAGAATTAAA GCTACCCCTCAAACTTTTCTACATGTGTCAATGTGGGTTTTATACCTACAGCATTGCTGCCCTCCTTTTATGGGAGACTAGAAGAAAAGATTTTGCGGTGATGATGTCTCATCATATCATTACAGTTATCCTAATTGGATACTCTTACATATCAAG GTTCTTTTGCGTTGGCTCAATTATCCTTGCCTTGCATGATGCAAGTGATGTCTTTCTTGAAGCTGCTAAAGTTTTTAAATACTCGGAGAAGGAGCTTGGAGCAAGCGTGTGCTTTGGGTTCTTTGCTCTCTCATGGCTCATACTAAGGCTTATATTCTTCCCCTTCTGGGTCATCAAAACTGTCAG TTGCAATCTTCACGAGTACGTGGATATATCAAAGGCGTATGGCATGTCATTGTATTATGTTTTTAACACAATGTTGCTGATGTTGCTTGTGTTCCACATGTATTGGTGGGTTCTTATATGCTCAATGATAATGAGGCAGCTAAAGAATAGAGGACAAGTCGGGGAAGACATAAGATCTG ATTCAGAGGATGATGACTAG